From one Lotus japonicus ecotype B-129 chromosome 3, LjGifu_v1.2 genomic stretch:
- the LOC130742904 gene encoding signaling peptide TAXIMIN 2-like encodes MADDDCQCRPLGFLIGLPFALLALVLSLVGAVIWILGSVLSCLCPCCICCAGLANLAVGLVKLPIRIVRWFTHQIPC; translated from the exons ATGGCAGATGATGATTGTCAATGCAGGCCTCTGGGTTTCTTGATTGGATTACCCTTCGCTCTCTTGGCCTTGGTTTTATCCCTTGTTGGTGCAGTTATCTGGATTCTTGG GTCTGTGTTGAGTTGCTTGTGTCCGTGTTGCATTTGTTGTGCTGGATTGGCGAATTTGGCTGTGGGACTTGTAAAGCTTCCAATTCGGATTGTTAGATGGTTCACTCACCAGATTCCTTGTTAG
- the LOC130746833 gene encoding uncharacterized protein LOC130746833, whose translation MGVDYYNVLQVDKTVNEDDLKKAYRKLAMKWHPDKNPTNKKEAEAKFKQISEAYDVLSNSEKRAVYDQYGEEGLKGQVPPPDASGGEGTAFFFDSGGMSSSFQFNNRNADDIFQEFFGFNPSGGMGRGAGAGAGASAGGGGGGRGMRPRVPNEMFPDDLFASFPEGGGQGDGRRKAPPIENMVPCTMEEIYKGTTKKMKISREIIEATGKVSQMEEILTINVKPGWKKGTKITFEEKGNEQPNMIPADLVFTIDEKPHNVFTRDGNDLIFTQKISLLEALTGCTVNLTTLDGRTLTVPINNVVHPDYEEVLPREGMPLPKDPTKRGNLKIKFNIKFPMRITAEQKAGMKKLLAP comes from the exons ATGGGTGTGGACTACTACAATGTCCTGCAGGTTGATAAGACTGTAAACGAGGATGATCTTAAGAAGGCTTACAGGAAGCTAGCCATGAAATGGCACCCTGATAAGAACCCCACTAACAAGAAAGAAGCTGAAGCCAAATTCAAACAGATTTCAGAAGCCTATGAT GTGTTGAGTAATTCTGAGAAGAGGGCTGTGTATGATCAGTATGGGGAAGAGGGGTTGAAGGGTCAGGTGCCACCTCCTGATGCTTCTGGTGGTGAAGGAACCGCTTTCTTTTTCGACTCCGGAGGTATGTCGTCGTCGTTTCAATTCAATAACCGGAATGCcgatgacatttttcaggagtTTTTTGGGTTCAACCCCTCTGGGGGCATGGGAAGGGGTGCTGGTGCTGGTGCTGGTGCTAGTgctggcggcggcggtggtggcagaGGAATGAGGCCGAGGGTCCCTAATGAGATGTTTCCTGACGACTTATTTGCATCTTTTCCGGAAGGAGGAGGACAAGGTGATGGTCGTCGCAAGGCTCCTCCCATTGAGAACATGGTGCCCTGCACTATGGAGGAGATATACAAAGGGACcacaaagaagatgaagatctctAGGGAAATTATTGAGGCCACTGG AAAAGTCTCGCAGATGGAGGAGATCTTGACTATTAATGTCAAGCCTGGTTGGAAGAAGGGGACGAAGATCACCTTCGAGGAGAAGGGAAATGAGCAACCAAACATGATACCTGCGGACCTTGTTTTCACCATCGATGAAAAGCCGCACAATGTTTTCACTCGTGATGGAAATGATCTGATTTTCACTCAGAAAATATCTCTTCTAGAAGCTTTAACTGGCTGTACAGTGAACCTCACTACACTGGATGGTAGAACCCTGACTGTACCAATCAACAATGTTGTTCATCCTGATTATGAGGAGGTCCTTCCGAGAGAAGGAATGCCGCTCCCAAAGGATCCAACAAAGAGAGGAAACTTGAAAATAAAGTTCAACATCAAATTCCCAATGCGGATCACTGCAGAACAGAAGGCAGGAATGAAGAAACTGCTGGCTCCCTGA